A genomic segment from Geitlerinema sp. PCC 7407 encodes:
- a CDS encoding phycocyanin, producing the protein MHTLNHTLEKSLLDADGRYMSPQELYPVEQYIQSFAARVEAYHFLRDNSDKLVLAALRKLAQIHPDVIQKHGQRCKYDMTEVLRYIALAILRDDEVFFKEQMLVWLDTILVAHKKTEQCAMAYRYLQDAVNQSLTSAHSGLVRSYLDTVILALESHA; encoded by the coding sequence ATGCACACCTTGAATCACACCCTGGAAAAAAGCCTTCTAGACGCCGATGGGCGCTACATGAGCCCGCAGGAGCTGTATCCTGTCGAACAATATATCCAGAGCTTTGCGGCTCGCGTAGAGGCTTATCACTTTTTGCGAGACAACAGTGACAAGCTGGTCTTGGCCGCGCTGCGGAAGCTGGCCCAGATCCATCCGGATGTGATTCAAAAGCACGGTCAGCGCTGCAAGTACGACATGACCGAGGTGCTGCGCTACATTGCCTTGGCAATCCTGCGAGATGACGAGGTGTTTTTCAAAGAGCAAATGCTGGTGTGGCTCGACACGATCTTGGTGGCCCACAAGAAGACCGAGCAGTGCGCCATGGCCTACCGCTATCTCCAGGATGCGGTCAATCAGTCGCTGACATCGGCTCACAGTGGTCTCGTGCGCTCCTACCTCGATACGGTGATTTTGGCCCTAGAGTCCCACGCCTAG
- a CDS encoding phycobilisome rod-core linker polypeptide, which translates to MGTLRSVVDRHASVEERQAALRQIYTQVLERQPYAHERRILAKAEQDFLKDKIGVRRFLMELARSEVYLNSFYHRVSNLKFIEWCFKHFLGRAPMDQNEVREYCNILMHKGAEKCIAAILDSEEYRKEFGCFTVPYPREHRYYASPKVFLESGILNHEHFGQRGWIVPTLYWHELGLDCTAGVCRHPEADEILDPPISAESEALQEKLLELLDAFETSTQSASEAFASLSPSQREALRRVIH; encoded by the coding sequence ATGGGTACGCTGCGTTCCGTCGTCGATCGCCATGCCTCGGTCGAAGAGCGTCAAGCCGCGCTGCGGCAAATCTACACCCAGGTCCTAGAGCGCCAGCCCTACGCCCACGAGCGCCGCATCTTGGCCAAGGCAGAACAAGATTTTCTGAAAGATAAAATCGGGGTTCGTCGATTTTTGATGGAGCTGGCGCGCTCAGAGGTTTATCTCAACAGCTTTTATCATCGCGTTTCGAACCTGAAGTTTATCGAGTGGTGCTTCAAGCACTTCCTGGGCCGGGCACCCATGGACCAAAACGAGGTGCGCGAATACTGCAACATCCTGATGCACAAGGGCGCAGAGAAGTGCATCGCTGCAATTCTCGATTCTGAAGAGTACCGCAAGGAATTTGGCTGCTTTACGGTGCCCTATCCTCGGGAACATCGCTACTACGCTTCACCGAAGGTGTTTCTGGAGTCGGGCATCCTCAACCACGAGCACTTTGGCCAGCGGGGCTGGATCGTCCCCACGCTTTACTGGCATGAGCTGGGCCTAGACTGCACAGCGGGGGTTTGTCGCCATCCCGAGGCCGACGAGATCCTTGATCCGCCGATCTCTGCCGAAAGCGAAGCCCTGCAAGAAAAGCTGCTAGAGCTGCTAGACGCCTTCGAAACGTCGACGCAGTCTGCCTCTGAGGCTTTTGCGTCCCTGTCGCCGAGCCAGCGCGAAGCGCTGCGTCGCGTCATTCACTAG
- a CDS encoding multicopper oxidase domain-containing protein, with translation MAQFDSWAKWELRRRDLLRAGWTAVGLAGLGGTWLQFQRQRSLAIRVPPLPEAPVPDRLASPMRVLRDFDYGTLKRENGRTVREFEIVADTAPLQLTPSVSFVTWNYNGRIPGPTLRAKAGDRVRVIFRNEGGHSHSMHFHGVHPAEADGVEPVRHGETTVYEFDAEPFGIHLYHCHIAPVTRHISKGLYGLFIIDPPQPRPPADEMVLVMAGYDLDDDQRNDLYAFNGVPHYYHHHPIAVYQHQRIRLYVLNMIEFDAAVSFHLHANFFQVYPTGRTLTPSQETDILTLGTAERHILEFSFPFTGKYMFHPHQDAIAEAGCMGMFDVHPAKAKV, from the coding sequence ATGGCTCAGTTTGACTCTTGGGCGAAGTGGGAGCTACGGCGACGCGACCTGCTGCGGGCGGGCTGGACTGCTGTGGGTCTGGCGGGCCTGGGAGGCACTTGGCTGCAGTTTCAGCGTCAGCGATCGCTGGCGATCCGGGTTCCCCCGCTGCCCGAGGCGCCAGTTCCCGATCGCCTGGCTAGCCCAATGCGGGTGCTGCGAGACTTCGACTACGGCACTCTCAAACGCGAAAATGGCCGCACTGTGCGGGAGTTTGAGATCGTGGCGGACACCGCGCCACTCCAGCTGACGCCCTCGGTTTCCTTTGTCACCTGGAACTACAACGGCCGCATTCCGGGGCCGACCCTGCGGGCCAAAGCGGGCGATCGCGTGCGAGTGATCTTTCGCAACGAAGGCGGCCATAGCCACAGCATGCACTTTCACGGGGTCCATCCCGCCGAAGCCGACGGCGTCGAGCCGGTGCGCCACGGCGAAACCACCGTCTACGAGTTTGACGCTGAGCCCTTTGGCATTCATCTCTACCACTGCCACATTGCGCCCGTGACGCGCCACATCAGCAAAGGCCTCTATGGCCTGTTCATCATTGATCCGCCCCAGCCCCGGCCGCCAGCGGACGAGATGGTGCTGGTGATGGCGGGCTATGACCTCGATGACGATCAGCGCAATGATCTGTACGCCTTTAACGGGGTGCCGCACTACTACCACCATCACCCGATCGCGGTCTATCAGCACCAGCGAATTCGCCTCTACGTGCTGAATATGATCGAGTTCGATGCGGCGGTGTCCTTTCACCTGCACGCCAATTTTTTCCAGGTTTATCCGACGGGCCGCACCCTTACGCCCAGCCAGGAAACGGATATTTTGACCCTGGGGACGGCGGAGCGCCACATTCTAGAATTTTCGTTTCCCTTTACGGGCAAGTACATGTTTCATCCCCACCAAGACGCGATCGCTGAAGCGGGCTGTATGGGCATGTTTGACGTTCACCCTGCCAAGGCGAAAGTCTAA
- a CDS encoding alpha/beta fold hydrolase yields MRSIPNRPCLLTPTTPKVDRPLFVFLPGLDGTGQLLRLQTESLSGYFDVRCLALPPQALMGWETLAEEVTELIEGEIRRNPHRPVYLCGESFGGCLAMQVAVRSPQVFDRLILINPASSFRNSLWIRWGAQITPWLPEPLYRASTLALLPFLSALGQIEAGDRQALLEAIQSVPQQTSVWRLALLRDFDLGDLQLRRIRQPALILASAGDRLLPSIDEANRLVHCLRDARMHILPNSGHTCLLEANVRLFDILAACEFLDAPKSSMAASC; encoded by the coding sequence ATGCGGAGCATTCCGAATCGTCCCTGTTTGCTGACCCCCACGACGCCCAAAGTCGATCGCCCCCTTTTCGTGTTTTTGCCGGGGCTCGACGGGACGGGTCAGCTGCTGCGTCTGCAAACGGAGAGCCTCAGCGGCTACTTTGATGTGCGGTGCTTGGCGCTGCCACCTCAGGCGCTGATGGGCTGGGAAACCCTGGCCGAAGAGGTGACGGAGCTGATCGAGGGCGAGATCCGCCGCAATCCCCACCGGCCGGTTTACCTGTGCGGCGAGTCCTTTGGCGGCTGCTTGGCGATGCAGGTGGCGGTGCGATCGCCCCAGGTTTTTGACCGGCTGATTTTGATCAATCCGGCGTCTTCTTTTCGCAACAGTCTTTGGATTCGCTGGGGAGCGCAGATTACGCCCTGGCTGCCGGAGCCGCTGTATCGAGCCTCGACCCTGGCGCTGCTGCCGTTCCTGTCGGCGCTGGGCCAAATTGAAGCGGGCGATCGCCAGGCCCTGCTAGAGGCGATCCAGTCGGTGCCCCAGCAAACGTCGGTGTGGCGGCTGGCGCTGCTGCGGGACTTTGATCTGGGGGATTTGCAGCTGCGCCGCATTCGGCAGCCGGCTCTGATCTTGGCGAGTGCGGGCGATCGCCTGCTGCCCTCGATCGACGAAGCAAACCGCTTGGTGCACTGCCTGCGGGATGCCCGGATGCACATTTTGCCCAACAGCGGCCATACGTGCCTGCTCGAGGCCAATGTTCGTCTGTTCGATATTCTGGCGGCTTGTGAGTTCTTGGACGCGCCGAAAAGCTCGATGGCGGCCTCTTGTTAG